In one window of Oryza sativa Japonica Group chromosome 9, ASM3414082v1 DNA:
- the LOC4347346 gene encoding EG45-like domain containing protein, protein MTTMAKVITSVVIAAVVALAMVSLVAADSGTATFYTPPYTPSACYGFEDQGTMIAAASDVFWNGGAACGQQYVVTCTGPTNQGVPQPCTGQSVTVKIVDHCPSGCAGTIDLSQEAFAIIANPDAGKVFIDYQQV, encoded by the exons ATGACGACGATGGCTAAGGTGATCACTTCGGTTGTCATTGCAGCCGTGGTAGCGCTTGCAATGGTGTCGCTGGTCGCTGCGGACTCTGGCACTGCGACCTTCTACACGCCCCCTTACACTC CGTCGGCGTGCTACGGGTTCGAGGACCAGGGGACGATgatcgcggcggcgagcgacgtgTTCTGGAACGGCGGGGCGGCGTGCGGGCAGCAGTACGTGGTGACGTGCACGGGCCCGACCAACCAGGGCGTGCCGCAGCCGTGCACCGGGCAGAGCGTCACCGTGAAGATCGTCGACCACTGCCCCTCCGGCTGCGCGGGCACCATCGACCTCTCGCAGGAGGCCTTCGCCATCATCGCCAACCCCGACGCCGGCAAGGTCTTCATCGACTACCAACA GGTGTAA
- the LOC9268005 gene encoding EG45-like domain containing protein: MQPSCRTNLLDTLILYSSFQIHPELITMTTTMPKVTSVVMAAVVGLAMVSLVAGISGTATFYTPPYTPSACFGFQEQGTMIAAASDVFWNGGAACGKRYVVTCTGATNQGVPRPCTGRSVTVKIVDHCPSGCQGTIDLSQEAFAIIANPDAGKIKIDYRQV; encoded by the exons ATGCAACCCTCCTGCAGAACTAATCTTTTAGACACTCTGATCTTGTACTCCAGTTTCCAGATACACCCTGAATTGAttacgatgacgacgacgatgcctaAGGTGACTTCGGTTGTTATGGCAGCCGTGGTAGGCCTGGCGATGGTGTCTCTGGTCGCTGGCATCTCTGGCACTGCGACTTTCTACACGCCTCCTTACACGC caTCGGCGTGCTTCGGGTTCCAGGAGCAGGGGACGATgatcgcggcggcgagcgacgtgTTCTGGAACGGCGGGGCGGCGTGCGGGAAGCGGTACGTGGTGACGTGCACGGGCGCCACCAACCAGGGGGTGCCGCGGCCGTGCACCGGCCGGAGCGTCACCGTGAAGATCGTCGACCACTGCCCCTCCGGCTGCCAGGGCACCATCGACCTCTCCCAGGAGGCCTTCGCCATCATCGCCAACCCCGACGCCGGCAAGATCAAGATCGACTACCGCCA GGTGTAA